From a single Nocardioides sp. dk884 genomic region:
- a CDS encoding ABC transporter permease: MTSSQTRSAGTFSPRPGAAPFGRMVLAQAGMEARLMLRNGEQLLLAVVVPVVVLVAAVTGSDRVDLDLDHPAVDVFTPGVLALAVMSTSFTALAIATGFERRYGVIKRLGTSPLPRSGLLAGKVLALLLVQLLQLVVISAVALGLGWSPDPGVAGVVGVLLTIAAGTAAFASLGLLVAGALRAEATLAAANLIYLLLMACGAVVLPATAYGGFEGFVQWLPSGALGEGMRDALIDGTIAWSAIAVLLAWTVLGAALSARTFKWE, encoded by the coding sequence GTGACCTCTTCCCAGACCCGGTCCGCCGGGACGTTCTCGCCCCGGCCCGGTGCGGCGCCGTTCGGGCGCATGGTGCTGGCGCAGGCCGGCATGGAGGCCCGGCTGATGCTGCGCAACGGCGAGCAGCTGCTGCTCGCCGTCGTCGTACCGGTCGTGGTGCTGGTCGCCGCGGTGACCGGCTCGGATCGCGTCGACCTCGACCTGGACCACCCGGCGGTCGACGTCTTCACCCCGGGCGTCCTGGCGCTGGCGGTGATGTCCACCTCGTTCACCGCGCTGGCGATCGCGACCGGCTTCGAACGGCGCTACGGCGTGATCAAGCGCCTCGGCACCTCCCCGCTGCCGCGGTCCGGCCTGTTGGCCGGCAAGGTGCTGGCGCTGCTGCTCGTGCAGCTGCTGCAGCTCGTGGTGATCTCGGCGGTGGCCCTCGGCCTCGGCTGGTCGCCGGACCCCGGCGTGGCCGGCGTGGTGGGCGTGCTGCTGACCATCGCCGCCGGCACCGCCGCCTTCGCCTCGCTCGGGCTGCTGGTCGCCGGAGCGCTGCGCGCCGAGGCCACCCTGGCCGCGGCCAACCTGATCTACCTGCTGCTGATGGCCTGCGGCGCCGTTGTGCTCCCCGCCACGGCGTACGGCGGCTTCGAGGGGTTCGTGCAGTGGCTACCATCGGGAGCGCTCGGAGAGGGCATGCGCGATGCCCTGATCGACGGCACGATCGCCTGGTCTGCGATCGCCGTCCTCCTGGCCTGGACCGTCCTCGGCGCCGCGCTCAGCGCGCGCACCTTCAAGTGGGAGTGA
- the tal gene encoding transaldolase, protein MSDRLQALADAGVSIWLDDLSRERIETGNLADLTRERSVVGVTTNPTIFASAIANGERYDEQVRRLVAEGRSVDEVIFELTTEDVRNACDVLEPLAGTSAGDGRVSIEVEPDLAQDTEGTIASARALFKAVDRSNVLIKIPATQAGLSAITTVIGEGISVNVTLIFSEERYRAVMDAYLAGLERAKEAGLDLSSIQSVASFFVSRVDTEVDARLEKIGTPEALELRGKAAIANAQIAYGAYAEVVGSERWRALAEAGANVQRPLWASTGVKNPDYPDTLYVTDLVVGGTVNTMPEKTLEAFADHGEVRGDLVTGREDEGRAVLARLEEVGVDFADVLVALETEGVEKFVKSWDELVATVRGQMEQANA, encoded by the coding sequence ATGAGTGACCGTCTGCAGGCACTGGCCGACGCCGGCGTCTCGATCTGGCTCGACGACCTCTCCCGCGAGCGGATCGAGACCGGCAACCTCGCCGACCTCACCCGCGAGCGCTCGGTCGTCGGCGTCACCACGAACCCCACCATCTTCGCGAGCGCGATCGCCAACGGCGAGCGCTACGACGAGCAGGTGCGGCGCCTGGTGGCCGAGGGCCGCAGCGTCGACGAGGTGATCTTCGAGCTCACCACCGAGGACGTCCGCAACGCCTGCGACGTGCTCGAGCCCCTCGCCGGCACCTCCGCCGGCGACGGCCGGGTCTCGATCGAGGTCGAGCCCGACCTCGCCCAGGACACCGAGGGCACCATCGCCTCGGCACGTGCCCTCTTCAAGGCCGTCGACCGCTCGAACGTCCTCATCAAGATCCCGGCCACGCAGGCCGGGCTCAGCGCGATCACCACGGTGATCGGCGAGGGGATCAGCGTGAACGTGACGCTGATCTTCTCCGAGGAGCGCTACCGCGCCGTCATGGACGCCTACCTCGCCGGCCTGGAGCGGGCGAAGGAGGCGGGCCTCGACCTGTCGAGCATCCAGTCCGTCGCGTCGTTCTTCGTCTCCCGCGTCGACACCGAGGTCGACGCCCGGCTGGAGAAGATCGGCACCCCCGAGGCGCTCGAGCTCCGCGGCAAGGCGGCGATCGCCAACGCCCAGATCGCGTACGGCGCGTACGCCGAGGTCGTCGGCTCCGAGCGCTGGCGCGCGCTGGCCGAGGCCGGCGCCAACGTGCAGCGCCCGCTGTGGGCCTCCACCGGGGTGAAGAACCCCGACTACCCGGACACCCTCTACGTCACCGACCTGGTGGTCGGCGGCACGGTCAACACGATGCCGGAGAAGACCCTCGAGGCCTTCGCCGACCACGGCGAGGTCCGCGGCGACCTCGTCACCGGCCGCGAGGACGAGGGCCGCGCGGTCCTCGCCCGCCTCGAGGAGGTCGGTGTCGACTTCGCCGACGTGCTCGTGGCCCTCGAGACCGAGGGCGTCGAGAAGTTCGTGAAGTCCTGGGATGAGCTCGTCGCGACCGTCCGCGGCCAGATGGAGCAGGCGAACGCGTGA
- the tkt gene encoding transketolase has protein sequence MSTAAALDWNDIDDKAVNTARTLAMDAVQRVGNGHPGTAMSLAPAAYLLFQKAMRHNPADPNWAGRDRFVLSAGHSSITLYNQLFLGGWGLEIEDIKSLRTWGSKTPGHPEFGHTAGVETTTGPLGQGIGNAIGMAMAARRERGLLDPDAAPGESPFDHQIYAICSDGDVQEGVSAEASSLAGTQQLGNLTVIYDANRISIEGDTDVAFTEDVAKRYEAYGWHVQTVDWTQDGTTYVEDIPQLWEAVQAAHAVTDRPSFIVLRTVIAWPAPNAQGTGASHGSALGADEVAATKKILGFDPEQDFEVPTDVIEHTRTLVARGKQAQADWQAGFAAWRERASKEALAAWERMQTRALPEGLAAALPTFEADPKGMATRKASGAVINAVAPLMPELWGGSADLAESNNTTIKGVPSFIPADRTTDQWQGDPAAGRVLHFGIREHGMGAIMNGITLHGGTRVFGGTFLTFSDYMRGSVRLAALMGLPVTYVWTHDSIGLGEDGPTHQPIEHLAALRAIPGLDVVRPADANETAAAWAAILSHTDRPAGLALTRQNVPVFPRGTDGFSDTSNVHRGGYVLLDADGGLPDVVLIGTGSEVQVAVAARELLAADGIRARVVSMPCREWFDAQEEAYRETVIPPTVKARVSVEAGVAMGWREIVGDHGRIVSIDTFGASADYQRMYAEYGITGEAVADAARDSVRVSSV, from the coding sequence GTGAGCACTGCTGCTGCCCTGGACTGGAACGACATCGACGACAAGGCCGTGAACACGGCCCGCACCCTCGCGATGGACGCGGTGCAGCGGGTCGGCAACGGTCACCCGGGCACCGCGATGAGCCTCGCTCCCGCGGCGTACCTTCTGTTCCAGAAGGCGATGCGTCACAACCCGGCGGACCCGAACTGGGCCGGCCGCGACCGCTTCGTCCTCTCCGCCGGCCACTCCTCGATCACGCTCTACAACCAGCTCTTCCTCGGTGGCTGGGGCCTGGAGATCGAGGACATCAAGTCGCTGCGCACGTGGGGCAGCAAGACCCCGGGCCACCCCGAGTTCGGCCACACCGCCGGCGTCGAGACCACCACCGGACCGCTGGGCCAGGGCATCGGCAACGCCATCGGCATGGCCATGGCCGCCCGCCGCGAGCGCGGCCTGCTCGACCCCGACGCCGCCCCCGGCGAGTCGCCGTTCGACCACCAGATCTACGCGATCTGCAGCGACGGCGACGTGCAGGAGGGCGTGAGCGCCGAGGCGTCCTCGCTCGCCGGCACCCAGCAGCTCGGCAACCTCACCGTGATCTACGACGCGAACCGGATCTCGATCGAGGGCGACACCGACGTCGCGTTCACCGAGGACGTCGCGAAGCGCTACGAGGCCTACGGCTGGCACGTGCAGACCGTCGACTGGACCCAGGACGGCACGACGTACGTCGAGGACATCCCGCAGCTGTGGGAGGCCGTGCAGGCCGCCCACGCGGTGACCGACCGACCCAGCTTCATCGTGCTGCGCACGGTGATCGCCTGGCCCGCGCCGAACGCCCAGGGCACCGGCGCCTCGCACGGCTCCGCCCTCGGCGCCGACGAGGTCGCGGCCACCAAGAAGATCCTCGGCTTCGACCCCGAGCAGGACTTCGAGGTCCCCACCGACGTCATCGAGCACACCCGCACCCTGGTCGCCCGTGGCAAGCAGGCCCAGGCCGACTGGCAGGCCGGCTTCGCCGCCTGGCGCGAGCGGGCCTCGAAGGAGGCGCTGGCCGCCTGGGAGCGCATGCAGACCCGCGCGCTGCCCGAGGGCCTCGCCGCCGCGCTGCCCACGTTCGAGGCCGACCCCAAGGGGATGGCCACGCGCAAGGCCTCCGGCGCCGTCATCAACGCCGTCGCCCCGCTGATGCCCGAGCTCTGGGGCGGCTCGGCCGACCTGGCCGAGTCCAACAACACCACGATCAAGGGTGTCCCCTCGTTCATCCCGGCGGACCGCACCACCGACCAGTGGCAGGGCGACCCCGCCGCCGGCCGGGTGCTGCACTTCGGCATCCGCGAGCACGGCATGGGCGCGATCATGAACGGCATCACCCTGCACGGCGGCACTCGCGTGTTCGGCGGCACCTTCCTCACGTTCTCCGACTACATGCGTGGCTCGGTGCGCCTGGCCGCGCTGATGGGCCTGCCGGTCACCTACGTGTGGACCCACGACTCCATCGGCCTCGGCGAGGACGGCCCCACGCACCAGCCGATCGAGCACCTCGCCGCACTGCGCGCGATCCCGGGCCTCGACGTCGTCCGCCCGGCCGACGCCAACGAGACCGCGGCCGCCTGGGCCGCGATCCTGTCCCACACCGACCGCCCGGCCGGCCTGGCGCTCACCCGCCAGAACGTCCCGGTCTTCCCCCGCGGCACCGACGGCTTCAGCGACACCTCCAACGTCCACCGCGGCGGCTACGTGCTGCTCGACGCCGACGGCGGGCTGCCCGACGTCGTCCTGATCGGCACCGGCTCGGAGGTCCAGGTCGCGGTCGCGGCCCGCGAGCTCCTCGCCGCCGACGGCATCCGCGCCCGCGTGGTCTCGATGCCGTGCCGCGAGTGGTTCGACGCCCAGGAGGAGGCCTACCGCGAGACCGTGATCCCGCCCACCGTCAAGGCCCGGGTCTCGGTCGAGGCCGGCGTCGCCATGGGCTGGCGCGAGATCGTCGGCGACCACGGCCGGATCGTGTCGATCGACACCTTCGGCGCCTCGGCCGACTACCAGCGCATGTACGCCGAGTACGGCATCACCGGTGAGGCCGTGGCCGACGCCGCCCGCGACAGCGTCCGGGTCTCGTCGGTCTGA
- a CDS encoding heme o synthase: MTYVGQPASAAPSQSTGDGSGRATFKDVVAAYIGLTKPRVIELLLLTTVPVMFFAERGIPPLGLVAATAVGGWFSAGSASVFNCVYDRDIDEQMRRTRRRALPRHIVSARAALIFGFVLAILSTLVLATWVNWLSAGLSLGANAFYVFVYTMLLKRRTTQNIVWGGLAGCFPALIGWTAVTNELSWVPVVLFMVVFFWTPPHTWALALRYREDYANVDVPMLPVVAPAQVVGRQIVIYSWVMVATSLLLWPVAGTSLVYPVIAALLGAVFLVQAHRMWARTKTTDDLAVIQPMQLFHSSNLYLTLLFVAVALDPILGL, encoded by the coding sequence GTGACGTACGTCGGCCAACCGGCCTCCGCTGCACCGTCGCAGTCGACCGGCGACGGGTCCGGTCGGGCCACCTTCAAGGACGTCGTCGCGGCGTACATCGGGCTGACCAAGCCCCGGGTCATCGAGCTGTTGCTCCTGACCACCGTGCCGGTGATGTTCTTCGCCGAGCGCGGCATCCCGCCGCTCGGGCTGGTCGCCGCGACCGCGGTCGGCGGCTGGTTCTCGGCCGGGTCGGCCTCGGTCTTCAACTGCGTCTACGACCGCGACATCGACGAGCAGATGCGCCGCACCCGGCGTCGTGCGCTGCCGCGCCACATCGTGTCGGCGCGCGCCGCACTGATCTTCGGCTTCGTGCTGGCGATCTTGTCGACACTGGTCCTCGCCACCTGGGTGAACTGGCTCTCTGCCGGCCTGTCGCTGGGCGCGAACGCGTTCTACGTCTTCGTCTACACGATGCTGCTCAAGCGCCGCACCACCCAGAACATCGTCTGGGGCGGCCTCGCCGGCTGCTTCCCGGCGCTGATCGGCTGGACGGCCGTCACCAACGAGCTGTCCTGGGTGCCTGTCGTGCTCTTCATGGTGGTCTTCTTCTGGACCCCGCCGCACACCTGGGCGCTGGCGCTGCGCTACCGCGAGGACTACGCCAACGTCGACGTGCCGATGCTCCCGGTGGTGGCCCCGGCCCAGGTCGTGGGTCGCCAGATCGTGATCTACAGCTGGGTGATGGTCGCGACGTCGCTGCTGCTGTGGCCGGTCGCCGGCACCAGCCTGGTCTACCCCGTGATCGCCGCGCTGCTGGGCGCCGTGTTCCTGGTGCAGGCGCACCGGATGTGGGCGCGCACCAAGACCACCGACGACCTGGCGGTGATCCAGCCGATGCAGCTGTTCCACTCCTCGAACCTCTACCTCACCCTGCTGTTCGTCGCGGTCGCGCTCGACCCGATCCTGGGTCTCTGA
- a CDS encoding COX15/CtaA family protein has translation MTATSTDRPDVEPVARPAGHRWVLGLGWSSLVANMLLVVTGAVVRLTGSGLGCPTWPRCTDESYTPHAEYGIHGVIEFGNRLLTFVLAAIAIATFVAAVRTGRRSLIWLALWMGIGIPAQAVIGGITVLTDLNPWIVSLHLICSFLIICLAVRFIQLVLRGDDLPRARGPVVGLAWVVFAAGWVVLYVGTMVTGAGPHAGDADSPRNGLDPAQMSQLHADAVFFFIGATVGLLFAVYAWRHGASARRALWTLFAVQIGQGAIGFVQYFTDLPIVLVGFHMLGASLTAAAIAWVLVAVRHPRELEAAEVSAAPAETGGAALL, from the coding sequence GTGACCGCCACCTCGACCGACCGGCCCGACGTGGAGCCGGTTGCCCGCCCCGCCGGCCACCGGTGGGTGCTCGGCCTCGGCTGGAGCAGCCTGGTCGCCAACATGCTGCTCGTCGTGACCGGCGCCGTCGTCCGGCTGACCGGCTCCGGCCTGGGCTGCCCGACCTGGCCGCGCTGCACCGATGAGTCCTACACGCCGCATGCGGAGTACGGCATCCACGGCGTGATCGAGTTCGGCAACCGGCTGCTCACCTTCGTCCTCGCCGCGATCGCGATCGCCACCTTCGTCGCCGCGGTGCGCACCGGTCGCCGCTCGCTGATCTGGCTCGCGCTCTGGATGGGGATCGGCATCCCCGCGCAGGCCGTGATCGGCGGCATCACGGTGCTGACCGACCTCAACCCGTGGATCGTGTCGCTGCACCTGATCTGCTCGTTCCTGATCATCTGCCTGGCCGTGCGCTTCATCCAGCTGGTGCTGCGCGGTGACGACCTGCCGCGCGCCCGCGGACCCGTCGTGGGGCTGGCCTGGGTGGTCTTCGCCGCCGGCTGGGTCGTGCTCTACGTCGGCACGATGGTCACCGGCGCCGGCCCGCACGCCGGCGACGCCGACTCCCCGCGCAACGGCCTGGACCCGGCCCAGATGAGCCAGCTGCACGCCGACGCGGTGTTCTTCTTCATCGGCGCCACCGTCGGTCTGCTCTTCGCCGTCTACGCCTGGCGCCACGGCGCCTCCGCCCGCCGCGCGCTGTGGACGCTGTTCGCGGTGCAGATCGGCCAGGGCGCGATCGGCTTCGTGCAGTACTTCACCGACCTGCCGATCGTCCTGGTCGGCTTCCACATGCTTGGCGCCTCCCTCACCGCCGCCGCGATCGCCTGGGTGCTCGTCGCCGTACGCCACCCGCGGGAGCTCGAGGCTGCTGAGGTCTCGGCGGCGCCCGCCGAGACCGGCGGCGCCGCGCTCCTCTGA
- a CDS encoding ABC transporter ATP-binding protein, producing the protein MPDAPAVAVDGLVMRYGDKVAVDDLSLTVDRHTITAVLGPNGAGKTTTLETCEGYRRPHGGTVRVLGLDPVRQRRELLPRIGVMLQSGGAWSGVRASEMLRHVAKLHAHPLDLDLLTERLGLEECGRTPYRRLSGGQQQRLGLAMALVGRPEVVFVDEPTAGVDPQMRRTIWELLDELRRDGVTVVLTTHYMEEAERLADHVHIVDHGRLVASGTPLELTRGGSVATIRLVVTRPFPPGAPDSLRRVLGDGTSVSQVDDLSMLVSGPADGTTLAKISAWCAEHDVLPESLNLGARNLEDVFLQLTGRELAP; encoded by the coding sequence GTGCCCGACGCCCCTGCAGTGGCTGTCGACGGGCTGGTGATGAGGTACGGCGACAAGGTCGCAGTCGACGACCTGTCCCTGACCGTCGATCGCCACACCATCACCGCTGTCCTCGGCCCCAACGGGGCCGGCAAGACCACCACCCTCGAGACCTGCGAGGGCTACCGGCGTCCCCACGGCGGCACCGTGCGCGTGCTGGGCCTGGACCCGGTCCGGCAGCGCCGTGAGCTGCTCCCCCGCATCGGGGTGATGCTGCAGTCCGGCGGCGCGTGGAGCGGGGTGCGCGCGAGCGAGATGCTGCGCCACGTCGCGAAACTGCACGCCCACCCGCTCGACCTCGACCTGCTCACCGAGCGCCTCGGGCTGGAGGAGTGCGGGCGCACGCCGTACCGGCGGCTCTCCGGCGGCCAGCAGCAGCGCCTGGGCCTGGCGATGGCGCTGGTGGGGCGCCCCGAGGTCGTGTTCGTCGACGAGCCGACCGCGGGCGTCGACCCGCAGATGCGCCGCACGATCTGGGAGCTGCTCGACGAGCTGCGCCGCGACGGCGTCACGGTGGTGCTCACCACGCACTACATGGAGGAGGCCGAGCGCCTCGCCGACCACGTCCACATCGTCGACCACGGCCGGCTCGTCGCCTCGGGCACCCCGCTGGAGCTGACGCGCGGCGGCTCGGTCGCGACCATCCGGCTCGTGGTCACCCGGCCGTTCCCGCCCGGTGCCCCCGACTCGCTGCGGCGGGTGCTCGGCGACGGCACCTCGGTGAGCCAGGTCGACGACCTCAGCATGCTGGTGAGCGGCCCGGCCGACGGCACCACGCTGGCGAAGATCTCCGCGTGGTGCGCCGAGCACGACGTGCTGCCCGAGTCGCTCAACCTCGGGGCCCGCAACCTCGAGGACGTCTTCCTCCAGCTCACCGGACGGGAGCTCGCCCCGTGA